The window tagattttgtgtattatgtaatagtttttatagttatatacAGTTGTTGGAACGATCTCGTACAACTATATATCATATTAGTAtaactatatactatattggtatcatatgctacTTGAATCATTTTTTGATTGTATTAgctgcatttaattggtacattatttgattttcttttaataatagtaatatagtacaatatctttaaatactttattatattaatatgtggtacgctattttttttttccctctttatgcatgtgtgttatgtaatagtagtatagacaTATAGTTGTCGGGAATTAACAAATAAAAATGTATACCACGTTGGTATAGTTATATGTCacattggtatcatatggtagtttgaatatttttttggttgttttagatgcatttttaagtgaattctattatagaattatttatatgaacagcACTTGCAGTGCTGGAATTTTGTTGTGCCGACGGACATAGaatatgtgtattatgtaataattTTTATAGTAATAGGCAATTGTTGGAATGATCCCATACAACTATATACTCTGTTAGTATACGAAATGAGCAAGTTGCTTTGCGAATATTTAGTGCATGCGAGCAtataattttctcatacttttattgcatcctttaatgttttggtacagtagtatagtcgcagatagttgtagcaatattctagagcaatcatataccaatatggtatacatgtataccatattggtatcattttGTACTACAATTCTTTTTTGGCACTTatacttttattgcatttttcaatattttattattattttttcttattgtataaaaacaagaataataaaaatagtaaaaacattaaatgaaattagattatgaagagaaaataaatattaaaaaaagaagttaaatgaaattagaaaaggaacaagaaataaagaaaataaaagaaaaaaagagttaaatggaattagaaaaggaacaacaaataaagaaaataaatatataaaaaaagatgGAGTCAAAATTGAGTGTGAAATAAGTTATGGTATAAATAACAATAATACGATTTGAgcaaaaataaatgaatagaaaaagagaaaaaaggaaaaaaataagaagaaaatgagaagagagaaaaggagaaaaaaaaaaaaaggaaataagcatagaaataaaaaagaatttgagaaaaaagagaaaattccccacaaaaactactatgggtaggaaatgtaattagtttgatgagtaaaaaaataaatgaataagtaagaataaataattttatttttgtgggtaaCTGTGTCATTCTTGTTACTCTGTTTGACCACAATGGAAGAGAAAAGCTGACTGAAAAGAGAGAAATAAACAAAAGGTTTTGAACTTTTATATTCTTTTGTTTTGAGTTGGATGAAAGGAGGAAAATAAAAAGGTCCCAGATAAATTGATAACCATACAGAGCCAAAAATTAAGATTTATTAAATTATAGTAATTgatttatatttaattatatttactCTTAAGGGACTAAAAACACATTTTGTAATGTTTGAGTTTTACAAAACCCAATTATCTACTCCATCTTCCAAATTTTCGCAGAAATCTCATATCCATTATTTTTACTGATGCTCCAAGAAAAAGATAAACAGATAATATTATGGAGCTAAAAATTATTGTCTTTTGAGGTTGTTGTACATGAATGGAAATCAAAGATTTAACAAATTTGAACTTTCAAACTGCTTCTTTATTTTAATTACGTGTGATCCATATCTTAAATTCCTCAACTATTTTCGCACCACCTCAAATTTGCAACAATATGTTAGTCTTTAAATGTCGACAAATTAATATGTTTATAAACCCAAGTAGGTATTACCTAAAAATCTTAACATCAATTGTTAAATATTTTCAATCTAATTAGTAGGTATTACCGAAAAATCTAAACGCCCGATGTTATCTGAGTTTTAAGGAACAATAGCAGTTGGTGGACTTTAGGATTGCTTCCCATTTGAAGTATTGGTAATTTCTCTACTTTCTTCAAACTATTTATTGTTACTTTATTCATGAATTCATTTGTGATATTTCTTCAAATTATACTTTTCTATTCATGAATTCATACATGATATTGACAAGTCCATCTGGCTGATTGGGACCTTTGAGGATTTAGGGAGCACGATTTGCATTTACAAAGAATGAATAAGGTCCAAAAACAAACACCTAGAAATTCTAAGTCTGAATACATAGCCCCACTCTTGACAttgaattaaaaatatatatttaatcatACTCAGTGTTTACACAGAGCTATGATTAAAGTGGAATAAAAATAACTACGGTGTAATTaattgttagtcccgccaatattgctgtatttgtaaataataattctggaaatataagttatcgtaatgaaacagtaattaattcgagcccactgaattcacagtgtttccttaaggaatttaatcccctcctagtacccaaggttatggattatttcctcctaggatagaacgaatcacacactggtgtagcggtacttcaaaccccagtgtttcagcgaacacaaagttcggtagcaaatcacacttacagttgctttgtttgaagttaaaacaatgcagaacaaaggagtagaaattcagaaaatcgtatgaaaatgctgagaggaaggagtgcaatgtatagctaaagttgagcgttttcagtttggtgtatctttcttcaacagctgctgcacatatttatagcagtcagctttgaagatgaacgacccttcaccctccatggtggagcatgcactaggttgtttgtggagcaagcacttggccatggtgggaagagcattaggcggctgctattgcagctggtggtcaatacaTGGATTGGAatatatccgttacaaatgcggataatcttacgttaatatttactattaacaaataaatttggtccaaaaaattaatcaatcaatcatttgaccgaagccgaagccgaagccgaagccgagcagagcgacgacgacgacggcgcgaggcttgctttcttcttaactctttaagagctacaagaagagcaattatatatatacccaccaaaaatctttttctcttccaatatgggacaatgtctcattgtcaagaggggaaaatttaaaattttactcaaaaattttatttttcccttcatttcccattcactctcattttaagactatttcatcttaaataacaaaaacctcaacaataATGTCCAAAAACAAACACCTAGAAATTCTAAGAAAGTCTGAATATATAGCCCCACTCTTGACAttgaattaaaaatatatatttaatcatACTTAGTGTTTAAACAGAGCTAATGAACATATGATATGTGTATATTAGTATCTTTTAAGTTTTTACACATCCTTTAGAAAATACATCTGGTAACCTTAATCATAAAAGTATTTATCTGAActtctattttatcttttaaatatCTCACTTAATTAATATTTAGTTTAATTGAAGCAGTTAAAGACTAGCATACTTAACAAAGCGAGAGAAGTAATAAAATAACTTCTTGTTTTTCGAAAACATCAAACATATTTAAATAAATCTAGCTCGCCAAAACAACTAATATTTGGGCGGAGCTAAGAATATATATTAGCATCGCACTTAACTACGATTAATTAATATAATCCGGCGTAAACAATATGTGTGAAATGTGAATAACCTTTTCCTGAATCCTAAAATGCCTAATTGTTGCATGAGTAGATTTATTATTTCTCTAAAGATATTCGAGCTctattaattaattactagctcttttctttctttccaagTCAATCCCAAAACTTCCCAACTTAATTCTCGTCATGTTTAATTTGTTTTGCAGATAAAATGGCATCTCATCACTTTATCTGCTTTCTTGCAATTGTCTCTCTTACAATCACTCTTAGTGAAAGTAAGGCATGCCACCCTAATGATCTCAAGGGTCTCACTGATTTTAAAGCTGCAATACATTCTGATTCTTCTGGTAGGCTAAAAAACTGGATTGGCCAAGATTGTTGCAATTGGGCTGGCATTTCTTGCAACTCTGAAACAGGCAGAGTTGTAGAAATTAATCTCCCTGGTTACTATGACGCTGGCGATGATTTTGCTCCATATTTTGTATCAAATACTATGAGTGGCTCAATCTCTCCTTCAATTACACTTCTCACCTCTCTAGAATCCATTGATCTTAGTAGACTAATTGGATTAACAGGCCAAATTCCTTCATCAATTGGTGTTCTCAAAAATCTTAAAAAACTAACCTTACAAAACAATCAACTCTCTGGTGCATTACCTGAGTCCATTTCAAACTTGACTAGTTTGGAATTCTTGAATCTTGAAAATAATCTATTGACAGGGAGTATTCCAGAAAATATTGGGAATTTGCAAGTACTACAGGAGCTTTATTTGTCGAATAATTCATTAACGGGGAAAATCCCATTTTCAATTACAAAACTACATTCCATTTCAGGTCTTTTCCTAGCACAAAATCAGCTTGTAGGAGAAATACCATTGCCTTTAAATCCAGGCCAATGGTCTACACTACAACATTTGAGACTCGAAAATAATCGGCTCACTGGAATCATACCTTCATCAGTTGGCTATTTGACATCACTTTTGAGATTTTCTGTAGCAAATAATCAGCTAACAGGGCCTATTCCTTCAACTTTAGGGAACTTAAAATATTTGCAACAATTGATGGTCAATAACAACCAGTTATCTGTTGTGTTACCAAACTCCGTATGTGGACTTAGTGAACTTTCTGtcatgtttgtttctcataaCAAGATTTTAGGATCATTGCCTGATTGTTTTTCTTCCTTTAAACATCTTCGAGAAGTCGATGTACCATTCAAACGTTTGAATTAACCGAATTCTACCACAGGACATATGTAAGAAAGATGTAACTACAGGAGCCAGAATCACTGGCCAGTATGAAAAATCTATTAAGCTTTGACCACATGTATTGTTTCTTGAACAACATAATATAAAGAGTTGTAacttttgcttcttttattttctttacttatttttcatCCCTTTGCATTTACAATTTAATTTGGGCATATTTACAGCAACTTGCCATATGAAAAGCTATCCACTGCATGTTTTCTTTCACCACAAAAGCAAATTAAATTCAGTTGATTAATCAATATGTGCATCAAACTTTCCCTCTTACTTCCAAAGGATAGTGTGATTTCCATATTGTGA is drawn from Nicotiana tabacum cultivar K326 chromosome 9, ASM71507v2, whole genome shotgun sequence and contains these coding sequences:
- the LOC107760561 gene encoding putative LRR receptor-like serine/threonine-protein kinase At4g08850 isoform X1, producing MASHHFICFLAIVSLTITLSESKACHPNDLKGLTDFKAAIHSDSSGRLKNWIGQDCCNWAGISCNSETGRVVEINLPGYYDAGDDFAPYFVSNTMSGSISPSITLLTSLESIDLSRLIGLTGQIPSSIGVLKNLKKLTLQNNQLSGALPESISNLTSLEFLNLENNLLTGSIPENIGNLQVLQELYLSNNSLTGKIPFSITKLHSISGLFLAQNQLVGEIPLPLNPGQWSTLQHLRLENNRLTGIIPSSVGYLTSLLRFSVANNQLTGPIPSTLGNLKYLQQLMVNNNQLSVVLPNSVCGLSELSVMFVSHNKILGSLPDCFSSFKHLREVDVPFKRLN
- the LOC107760561 gene encoding probable LRR receptor-like serine/threonine-protein kinase At4g08850 precursor (The RefSeq protein has 1 substitution compared to this genomic sequence); translated protein: MASHHFICFLAIVSLTITLSESKACHPNDLKGLTDFKAAIHSDSSGRLKNWIGQDCCNWAGISCNSETGRVVEINLPGYYDAGDDFAPYFVSNTMSGSISPSITLLTSLESIDLSRLIGLTGQIPSSIGVLKNLKKLTLQNNQLSGALPESISNLTSLEFLNLENNLLTGSIPENIGNLQVLQELYLSNNSLTGKIPFSITKLHSISGLFLTQNQLVGEIPLPLNPGQWSTLQHLRLENNRLTGIIPSSVGYLTSLLRFSVANNQLTGPIPSTLGNLKYLQQLMVNNNQLSVVLPNSVCGLSELSVMFVSHNKILGSLPDCFSSFKHLREVDVPFKRLN